A single genomic interval of Melitaea cinxia chromosome 18, ilMelCinx1.1, whole genome shotgun sequence harbors:
- the LOC123662405 gene encoding senecionine N-oxygenase-like produces the protein MYLISSSCLFILYLCLGCNALSLPNSHTCVVGAGYSGLAVSRYLKEFGVNYTVFEASRYVGGTWRFDPHVGVDEYGIPVFTSMYKYLRTNTPRQTMEFGGFPFPDSAPSYPTGPCFYKYLKSFVKHFDLMPNIQVRSFVQAIRWIDQHWELTYTQTEERNNYTVSCDFVVIANGQYVRPLLPKFPGLDVFNGSVIHSHDYKEPETYKDRRVLLVGAGSSGLDLATQLHNITNKLVHSHHLVYNQPKFSDHYVKKPDIKGFTKNGVVFKDGTVEEVDDVIFCTGYEYYHPFLDESSGLTVSGKFILPLHQNIINIRHPSMSFIGVVNKVITRVMDAQAEYIASLIAGKFKLPSQEEMLRMWLAHVYRLQYKRKKIIDVNTVGPDQDQYFANLTMEAGIARVPPVLTDIRDFNAVNRLEDLLNYRDYDYEVLDSYNYKRWHNGGGSRAEECPIDA, from the exons atgtatttaattagtagttcgtgtttatttattttatatttatgtttaggTTGCAACGCGCTATCTTTG CCAAACTCACACACATGTGTAGTCGGGGCAGGCTACTCAGGACTGGCCGTTTCGCGCTATTTGAAGGAGTTCGGCGTTAATTACACTGTATTTGAAGCGTCAAGATATGTCGGAGGCACGTGGAGATTCGACCCACACGTGGGCGTGGACGAATATGGAATACCGGTGTTTACTAGCATGTATAAATACCTCAG AACTAATACGCCACGACAGACAATGGAGTTTGGCGGCTTTCCCTTTCCAGATAGCGCACCTTCGTATCCAACCGGACCTTGcttctacaaatatttgaaatcttTCGTCAAACACTTTGATTTGATGCCGAATATTCAA GTTCGCAGCTTCGTACAAGCCATTAGATGGATAGATCAACACTGGGAGTTGACGTACACGCAGACTGAAGAGAGAAACAACTACACAGTATCCTGCGACTTTGTTGTCATAGCAAACGGTCAATATGTAAGACCGTTACTGCCCAAGTTTCCTGGCCTGGACGTTTTTAATG GATCAGTGATTCATAGCCACGATTACAAAGAGCCTGAGACATATAAAGATCGTAGGGTATTGTTAGTTGGTGCTGGATCTTCAGGGTTAGATCTCGCTACGCAGTTAcacaatataacaaataaactagTACACAGCCACCATTTAGTTTATAACCAACCCAAGTTCTCCGATCATTACGTTAAAAAACCGGATATCAAAGGATTTACGAAGAACGGAGTCGTGTTCAAGGATGGTACCGTAGAAGAAGTGGATGATGTCATATTTTGTACAG GGTATGAGTATTATCATCCCTTTTTGGATGAAAGTTCTGGGCTCACGGTGTCTGGCAAGTTTATTCTGCCGTTACACCAAAACATTATCAACATCAGGCATCCCAGCATGAGCTTCATAGGGGTTGTGAACAAAGTCATTACCAGAGTGATGGATGCCCAG GCGGAGTATATAGCATCGTTGATTGCTGGTAAATTCAAACTGCCCTCTCAGGAAGAAATGCTTAGGATGTGGCTCGCACACGTTTATAGGCTTCAGTATAAACGCAAGAAGATTATTGATGTCAACACCGTGGGACCAGATCAG gaCCAATATTTCGCTAATCTTACAATGGAAGCAGGTATAGCCAGAGTACCACCAGTTTTGACTGATATAAGAGACTTTAACGCAGTAAATCGTTTAGAAGATCTTTTAAACTATAGAGATTATGATTACGAAGTTTTAGATTCTTATAACTACAAACGGTGGCACAATGGAGGTGGCAGTAGAGCTGAAGAGTGTCCAATTGACGCATAA